One genomic segment of Helianthus annuus cultivar XRQ/B chromosome 14, HanXRQr2.0-SUNRISE, whole genome shotgun sequence includes these proteins:
- the LOC110907487 gene encoding uncharacterized protein LOC110907487 encodes MEYVGSVGLSGGLMCIWDPVLFEAISVVKNTNFLVVVGKLKGSGLLLNIGNVYAPQLVRAKKDLWDEIASIMEDHPSMWVVGGDFKAVREPSERRNSGFKNACASNFNSFIFNSGLLEYDMKGSRFTCIRGNGKKLSKINRFLVCSDFFNRWPDATFRALPASYSDHGPILLVSQMRNFGAKPFRVFNSCLEKEGYNEAVEKSLEGFNVSGPPDYVLLQKFATIRKGLKVWRDEMKKKEGESSSRALEELEELEKIMESRDLTEEEEWSFLENKKNY; translated from the coding sequence ATGGAATACGTCGGTTCGGTTGGTCTATCAGGAGGTCTCATGTGTATTTGGGATCCTGTTTTATTCGAAGCGATTTCGGTAGTTAAAAACACTAATTTTCTTGTTGTTGTCGGTAAACTCAAAGGCAGTGGCCTTTtgttgaatattggtaatgtgtATGCCCCTCAACTGGTTAGAGCGAAGAAAGATCTTTGGGATGAGATCGCTAGTATCATGGAAGACCATCCTAGTATGTGGGTCGTGGGTGGTGATTTCAAAGCGGTTAGGGAACCTTCGGAAAGGAGGAACTCCGGATTTAAGAATGCCTGTGCTTCAAACTTCAATAGTTTCATTTTCAACTCGGGGCTTTTAGAGTACGACATGAAAGGTAGTAGGTTCACCTGTATTAGAGGAAATGGAAAGAAACTTAGTAAGATCAACAGGTTCTTGGTGTGCTCGGATTTTTTTAACCGATGGCCAGATGCTACGTTCAGAGCGCTTCCGGCTAGCTACTCTGATCACGGTCCGATTCTGCTTGTTTCCCAAATGAGGAATTTTGGTGCTAAACCGTTTAGAGTTTTTAACTCATGTCTGGAAAAAGAAGGTTATAATGAAGCTGTGGAGAAGTCTTTGGAGGGTTTCAACGTATCGGGTCCGCCGGATTACGTTCTGTTACAAAAATTTGCGACTATCAGAAAAGGGTTAAAAGTTTGGAGAGATGAGATGAAAAAGAAAGAAGGGGAATCGTCTAGTAGAGCATTGGAAGAGTTGGAGGAATTGGAGAAAATTATGGAGTCGAGAGACCTAACGGAGGAGGAAGAGTGGTCCTTCttggaaaacaaaaaaaattattaa